A single genomic interval of Pyrus communis chromosome 7, drPyrComm1.1, whole genome shotgun sequence harbors:
- the LOC137739768 gene encoding xyloglucan glycosyltransferase 4-like has protein sequence MAPSTVVVTIEKPENPSQKHNILDSSAFLEKQKAVSTKQFTWVLLLKVNRVFACLSWLPMALRAMFLSLKKRIARSDLTDEEPKTRGRLYKFIKVFLGLSILALVMEVVAHYKNWNLNLYRPWEVQGLVQWCYMVWLTFRVDYIAPAAIMMSNFCVVLFLIQSFDRLVLCVGCFWIKYKKIKPTIAEDAFDIEDPSSFPMVLIQIPMCNEREVYEQAIASACQMDWPRDRLLIQVLDDSDDINLQNLIKDEVSLWHQKGVNIIYRHRLIRTGYKAGNLKSAMGCDYVKDYEFVAIFDADFTPNSDYLKLTVPHFKGNPELGLVQARWSFVNKDENLLTRLQNINLCFHFEVEQQVNGVFLNFFGFNGTAGVWRIKALEESGGWLERTTVEDMDIAVRAHLNGWKMIFLNDVRVLCELPESYETYKKQQHRWHSGPMQLFRLCLPAILTSKISIWKKSNLIFLFFLLRKLILPFYSFTLFCIILPLTMFLPEAELPLWVICYIPIFMSFLNILPSPKSFPFLVPYLLFENTMSVTKFNAMVSGLFQLGSSYEWVVTKKTGRSSESDLLAYAERESMSASEEKILRRNSESGLELLSKLKEQEVVAPKKKKNGIYRKELALAFLLLTAAARSFLSAHGVHFYFLLFQGLSFLAVGLDLIGEQMG, from the exons ATGGCTCCGAGCACAGTCGTGGTCACAATCGAAAAGCCCGAAAACCCGTCACAGAAGCACAATATTTTGGATTCCTCAGCCTTTCTGGAGAAACAGAAGGCCGTGAGCACCAAGCAATTCACATGGGTTCTTCTCCTCAAAGTGAACAGAGTATTCGCCTGCCTCTCATGGCTGCCAATGGCGTTGAGGGCAATGTTCCTTTCGCTTAAAAAGCGCATTGCGCGGTCTGACTTGACCGACGAAGAGCCAAAAACCCGAGGAAGGCTGTACAAATTCATCAAAGTCTTCCTCGGATTGTCGATTTTGGCTCTGGTCATGGAAGTAGTTGCGCATTACAAGAACTGGAATTTGAATTTGTATCGGCCATGGGAGGTGCAGGGTCTGGTGCAGTGGTGCTACATGGTTTGGTTGACTTTCAGAGTTGACTATATTGCCCCTGCGGCTATCATGATGTCCAACTTCTGCGTTGTGCTTTTTCTGATTCAATCTTTTGATCGATTGGTTTTGTGTGTTGGATGCTTCTGGATCAAGTACAAGAAGATAAAGCCAACTATTGCAGAAGATGCTTTTGACATTGAAGATCCTTCTAGTTTTCCAATGGTGCTTATTCAGATCCCTATGTGCAATGAGAGAGAG GTGTATGAACAAGCAATTGCATCTGCATGCCAGATGGATTGGCCAAGAGACAGACTTTTGATTCAGGTTCTAGATGACTCAGATGATATAAATTTGCAGAATTTGATCAAAGACGAAGTCTCGTTGTGGCATCAGAAAGGTGTAAACATAATCTACAGACATCGGTTGATTAGAACCGGCTACAAAGCCGGCAACCTTAAGTCCGCTATGGGTTGTGATTATGTCAAAGACTATGAGTTCGTGGCAATTTTCGATGCTGATTTCACTCCGAATTCTGATTACCTTAAGCTGACAGTTCCTCATTTCAAG GGAAATCCGGAACTAGGACTTGTCCAGGCTCGATGGTCCTTCGTGAACAAGGACGAGAACTTACTCACAAGGCTCCAAAACATCAATTTGTGCTTCCATTTTGAAGTGGAACAGCAAGTGAATGGAGTGTTTCTCAATTTCTTTGGGTTCAATGGGACCGCAGGAGTTTGGAGAATCAAGGCTTTGGAAGAATCAGGAGGCTGGCTGGAGAGAACAACCGTTGAGGACATGGACATTGCTGTTCGAGCACACTTGAACGGATGGAAAATGATCTTCCTCAACGATGTCAGAGTCCTCTGTGAATTGCCAGAGTCTTATGAAACTTACAAGAAGCAGCAGCACCGTTGGCATTCGGGTCCAATGCAGCTCTTCAGATTGTGTCTTCCTGCTATCTTGACTTCCAAG ATATCGATTTGGAAGAAATCGAACttgatatttcttttctttctgttgAGGAAGCTAATTCTTCCCTTCTACTCATTCACATTGTTTTGTATCATACTTCCACTGACCATGTTCTTACCCGAGGCTGAACTTCCTCTTTGGGTAATCTGCTACATTCCGATTTTCATGTCCTTTCTAAACATCCTCCCGTCCCCGAAATCTTTCCCTTTCTTGGTCCCCTACTTGCTCTTCGAGAACACAATGTCCGTCACAAAATTCAACGCCATGGTCTCGGGGCTATTTCAGCTCGGAAGTTCTTACGAGTGGGTGGTGACAAAGAAGACCGGAAGATCATCTGAGTCAGATTTGCTAGCCTATGCTGAGAGGGAATCGATGTCTGCGAGCGAAGAGAAGATCCTGAGGAGGAACTCCGAGTCGGGTCTAGAATTGTTAAGCAAACTCAAGGAACAAGAAGTGGTAGCTccgaagaaaaagaagaacggGATATACAGGAAGGAGCTTGCTCTTGCTTTCTTGCTGCTCACTGCAGCAGCCAGAAGCTTCTTATCTGCTCATGGAGTTCACTTCTACTTCTTGCTTTTCCAAGGCTTGTCATTTCTTGCTGTAGGGCTGGACTTAATAGGTGAGCAGATGGGCtaa
- the LOC137739769 gene encoding uncharacterized protein isoform X1 — MAEEGDAFYVVRKGDVIGIYKNFTDCQNQACSSVCNPSVSVYEGHCLPKEAEEYLVSHGLKNASYTISASDVKDDSLFGKLVACPIQQPDSPAIDSPPKRSHEAVGAAAFPNSQTQRKHFKSDIQTEAVANSSSCQPDSSIVKSAAKDSPPKRLQDMIGSTPFPISQRRHFTPDNHIENLGISSFCQTCILEFDGASKGNPGLAGAGAVLRAEDGSAVYRLREGVGIATNNVAEYRAVILGLKYALEKGYKHIHVKGDSKLVCMQVQGLWKTKNQNMADLCEVAKELKDKFMSFEINHVLREYNSEADVQANRAINLRDGQVEVDWNGK; from the exons ATGGCGGAAGAAGGTGATGCTTTTTATGTTGTTCGGAAAGGGGACGTTATTGGCATTTACAAAAACTTCACGGATTGCCAAAACCAAGCCTGTTCTTCG gTATGCAATCCTTCTGTAAGTGTGTACGAAGGCCACTGTTTGCCGAAGGAGGCTGAGGAGTACCTCGTCTCCCACGGCCTTAAGAATGCTTCTTATACTATCAGTGCCAGTGATGTGAAAGATGACTCTCTTTTCGGAAAACTCGTTGCTTGCCCTATCCAG CAGCCAGATTCTCCTGCCATTGACTCACCGCCAAAGAGATCGCATGAGGCGGTTGGCGCTGCTGCATTCCCGAACTCTCAGACTCAGAGAAAGCATTTCAAATCTGATATTCAAACTGAAGCTGTTGCAAATTCATCTAGTTGT CAGCCGGATTCTTCTATAGTAAAATCAGCTGCCAAGGACTCACCACCTAAGAGATTGCAGGACATGATTGGATCTACTCCATTCCCGATATCTCAGAGGAGGCATTTCACACCGGATAACCACATTGAAAATCTTGGAATTTCTTCGTTTTGT CAAACCTGTATACTTGAGTTTGATGGTGCTTCAAAAGGAAATCCTGGACTAGCTGGTGCAGGAGCTGTGCTACGAGCTGAAGATGGAAGCGCT GTGTACCGTTTGCGTGAAGGGGTGGGAATTGCAACAAATAACGTTGCAGAATATCGAGCTGTAATTCTGGGATTGAAATATGCTCTTGAGAAAGGATATAAACACATTCATGTTAAAGGAGACTCTAAACTTGTCTGCATGCAG GTTCAAGGTCTCTGGAAAACGAAAAATCAGAATATGGCTGACCTGTGTGAAGTGGCCAAGGAGCTCAAAGACAAGTTTATGTCATTTGAGATCAATCATGTTCTTAGG GAATACAATTCTGAGGCTGATGTTCAAGCAAACCGAGCAATTAATCTTCGAG ATGGACAAGTTGAAGTGGATTGGAATGGGAAGTAG
- the LOC137739769 gene encoding uncharacterized protein isoform X3, with protein sequence MAEEGDAFYVVRKGDVIGIYKNFTDCQNQACSSVCNPSVSVYEGHCLPKEAEEYLVSHGLKNASYTISASDVKDDSLFGKLVACPIQQPDSPAIDSPPKRSHEAVGAAAFPNSQTQRKHFKSDIQTEAVANSSSCDMIGSTPFPISQRRHFTPDNHIENLGISSFCQTCILEFDGASKGNPGLAGAGAVLRAEDGSAVYRLREGVGIATNNVAEYRAVILGLKYALEKGYKHIHVKGDSKLVCMQVQGLWKTKNQNMADLCEVAKELKDKFMSFEINHVLREYNSEADVQANRAINLRDGQVEVDWNGK encoded by the exons ATGGCGGAAGAAGGTGATGCTTTTTATGTTGTTCGGAAAGGGGACGTTATTGGCATTTACAAAAACTTCACGGATTGCCAAAACCAAGCCTGTTCTTCG gTATGCAATCCTTCTGTAAGTGTGTACGAAGGCCACTGTTTGCCGAAGGAGGCTGAGGAGTACCTCGTCTCCCACGGCCTTAAGAATGCTTCTTATACTATCAGTGCCAGTGATGTGAAAGATGACTCTCTTTTCGGAAAACTCGTTGCTTGCCCTATCCAG CAGCCAGATTCTCCTGCCATTGACTCACCGCCAAAGAGATCGCATGAGGCGGTTGGCGCTGCTGCATTCCCGAACTCTCAGACTCAGAGAAAGCATTTCAAATCTGATATTCAAACTGAAGCTGTTGCAAATTCATCTAGTTGT GACATGATTGGATCTACTCCATTCCCGATATCTCAGAGGAGGCATTTCACACCGGATAACCACATTGAAAATCTTGGAATTTCTTCGTTTTGT CAAACCTGTATACTTGAGTTTGATGGTGCTTCAAAAGGAAATCCTGGACTAGCTGGTGCAGGAGCTGTGCTACGAGCTGAAGATGGAAGCGCT GTGTACCGTTTGCGTGAAGGGGTGGGAATTGCAACAAATAACGTTGCAGAATATCGAGCTGTAATTCTGGGATTGAAATATGCTCTTGAGAAAGGATATAAACACATTCATGTTAAAGGAGACTCTAAACTTGTCTGCATGCAG GTTCAAGGTCTCTGGAAAACGAAAAATCAGAATATGGCTGACCTGTGTGAAGTGGCCAAGGAGCTCAAAGACAAGTTTATGTCATTTGAGATCAATCATGTTCTTAGG GAATACAATTCTGAGGCTGATGTTCAAGCAAACCGAGCAATTAATCTTCGAG ATGGACAAGTTGAAGTGGATTGGAATGGGAAGTAG
- the LOC137739769 gene encoding uncharacterized protein isoform X2 translates to MAEEGDAFYVVRKGDVIGIYKNFTDCQNQACSSVCNPSVSVYEGHCLPKEAEEYLVSHGLKNASYTISASDVKDDSLFGKLVACPIQPDSPAIDSPPKRSHEAVGAAAFPNSQTQRKHFKSDIQTEAVANSSSCQPDSSIVKSAAKDSPPKRLQDMIGSTPFPISQRRHFTPDNHIENLGISSFCQTCILEFDGASKGNPGLAGAGAVLRAEDGSAVYRLREGVGIATNNVAEYRAVILGLKYALEKGYKHIHVKGDSKLVCMQVQGLWKTKNQNMADLCEVAKELKDKFMSFEINHVLREYNSEADVQANRAINLRDGQVEVDWNGK, encoded by the exons ATGGCGGAAGAAGGTGATGCTTTTTATGTTGTTCGGAAAGGGGACGTTATTGGCATTTACAAAAACTTCACGGATTGCCAAAACCAAGCCTGTTCTTCG gTATGCAATCCTTCTGTAAGTGTGTACGAAGGCCACTGTTTGCCGAAGGAGGCTGAGGAGTACCTCGTCTCCCACGGCCTTAAGAATGCTTCTTATACTATCAGTGCCAGTGATGTGAAAGATGACTCTCTTTTCGGAAAACTCGTTGCTTGCCCTATCCAG CCAGATTCTCCTGCCATTGACTCACCGCCAAAGAGATCGCATGAGGCGGTTGGCGCTGCTGCATTCCCGAACTCTCAGACTCAGAGAAAGCATTTCAAATCTGATATTCAAACTGAAGCTGTTGCAAATTCATCTAGTTGT CAGCCGGATTCTTCTATAGTAAAATCAGCTGCCAAGGACTCACCACCTAAGAGATTGCAGGACATGATTGGATCTACTCCATTCCCGATATCTCAGAGGAGGCATTTCACACCGGATAACCACATTGAAAATCTTGGAATTTCTTCGTTTTGT CAAACCTGTATACTTGAGTTTGATGGTGCTTCAAAAGGAAATCCTGGACTAGCTGGTGCAGGAGCTGTGCTACGAGCTGAAGATGGAAGCGCT GTGTACCGTTTGCGTGAAGGGGTGGGAATTGCAACAAATAACGTTGCAGAATATCGAGCTGTAATTCTGGGATTGAAATATGCTCTTGAGAAAGGATATAAACACATTCATGTTAAAGGAGACTCTAAACTTGTCTGCATGCAG GTTCAAGGTCTCTGGAAAACGAAAAATCAGAATATGGCTGACCTGTGTGAAGTGGCCAAGGAGCTCAAAGACAAGTTTATGTCATTTGAGATCAATCATGTTCTTAGG GAATACAATTCTGAGGCTGATGTTCAAGCAAACCGAGCAATTAATCTTCGAG ATGGACAAGTTGAAGTGGATTGGAATGGGAAGTAG